In Cystobacter ferrugineus, the following proteins share a genomic window:
- the mglB gene encoding gliding-motility regulator GTPase-activating protein MglB, translating into MGTQLVMYEEEFTKINAVCDRLTKDANAKVVFLVDKNGQLISSAGQTQNIDTTSLASLTAGNVAAMGGLAKLIGENEFPHQFHEGAKDSLYMTIVGSRVVLVVIFDNRTSLGLVRLRIKKASDELTKIFESLVKKTDGPGVGSPFAEISDDDIDNLFSE; encoded by the coding sequence ATGGGCACGCAATTGGTGATGTACGAAGAGGAGTTCACCAAAATCAACGCGGTTTGCGACCGGCTGACCAAGGACGCGAACGCGAAGGTGGTGTTCCTCGTCGACAAGAACGGTCAGCTCATCTCTTCCGCGGGGCAGACCCAGAACATCGACACCACGTCGCTGGCCTCGCTGACGGCCGGTAACGTGGCGGCGATGGGCGGCCTGGCCAAGCTGATTGGCGAGAACGAGTTCCCCCATCAGTTCCACGAGGGGGCCAAGGACTCGCTCTACATGACCATCGTGGGCAGCCGCGTGGTCCTGGTCGTCATCTTCGACAACCGCACGAGTCTCGGTCTGGTGCGCCTGCGCATCAAGAAGGCCAGCGACGAGTTGACCAAGATCTTCGAGAGCCTGGTGAAGAAGACCGATGGCCCCGGGGTCGGCTCTCCGTTCGCCGAGATTTCCGACGACGATATCGACAACCTCTTCAGCGAGTAA
- a CDS encoding protein kinase domain-containing protein: MLRRKLAEGGMAEIFLARRSDGQDGAREVVIKRIRQALVGQPDFLEMLRQEGRLATQLVHPHLVRVYEQGSVEGRAYLCMEWLAGEDFSTLVRLASLRREFMPVPLVLRVLADAARGLHYAHDFVDASGQALNIVHRDVSPSNLYVTFEGQVKVLDFGVAQAGGAATRPGEMKGKVIYMAPEQALGGAVDRRADVFSLGVCLYEALTHVRPFARERDAAVLDALREGDFPPPRALRPELSPELEAVVLKAMAPAPARRHASAAEFADALERLLSREYPPATSAHLAAYLRASVGEERYREKTFVPPFDPSGKGGGSKVVRSPMLTEPPRRRSRPGAWLPWAAGALALGLVGGGGVLLLSRTASVPAPPVPETPSLAQVASRAPESESLPDAGTQPPVPESAGKESPRTRQAGRGSSRQASGSGRGKVPATLEVADIQRVVTRNRASYLSCFERHKEDLRADEGEVRMRFTIQASGRAETSTQGALAERPLGKCLEQKLNRLRFPAHRGDAVTVVLPLGYRVTR; the protein is encoded by the coding sequence GTGCTCCGGCGCAAGCTGGCCGAGGGCGGAATGGCGGAGATCTTCCTCGCCCGGCGCTCGGACGGACAGGATGGGGCGCGCGAGGTCGTCATCAAGCGGATCCGGCAGGCCCTGGTGGGCCAGCCGGACTTCCTGGAGATGTTGCGCCAGGAGGGCCGCCTGGCGACACAACTGGTCCACCCCCACCTGGTGCGCGTGTATGAGCAGGGGAGCGTGGAGGGCCGTGCCTACCTCTGCATGGAGTGGCTCGCCGGCGAGGACTTCTCCACCCTGGTGCGCCTGGCGAGTCTCCGGCGGGAGTTCATGCCGGTCCCCCTGGTGCTGAGGGTGCTCGCCGACGCGGCGCGCGGGCTGCACTACGCGCACGACTTCGTCGATGCCTCGGGCCAGGCGCTGAACATCGTCCACCGCGACGTGTCGCCCTCCAACCTGTACGTGACGTTCGAGGGGCAGGTGAAGGTGCTGGACTTCGGGGTCGCGCAGGCGGGAGGGGCCGCCACGCGCCCGGGAGAGATGAAGGGCAAGGTCATCTACATGGCGCCCGAGCAGGCCCTGGGCGGCGCGGTGGATCGGCGCGCGGATGTCTTCTCCCTGGGCGTGTGTCTCTACGAGGCCCTCACCCACGTGCGGCCCTTCGCCCGGGAGCGGGACGCGGCGGTGTTGGATGCGCTGCGCGAGGGGGACTTCCCGCCGCCGCGCGCCCTGCGGCCCGAGCTGTCGCCGGAGCTGGAAGCGGTGGTGCTCAAGGCGATGGCCCCCGCGCCCGCGCGCCGCCATGCCTCCGCCGCCGAGTTCGCCGACGCGCTCGAGCGGTTGCTGTCGCGTGAGTACCCTCCGGCGACCTCCGCCCACCTCGCCGCGTACCTGCGCGCGAGCGTGGGTGAGGAGCGCTACCGGGAGAAGACGTTCGTCCCGCCGTTCGACCCGTCCGGGAAGGGGGGGGGCTCCAAGGTGGTGCGCTCCCCGATGCTCACGGAACCTCCCCGGCGGAGGTCCAGGCCTGGGGCATGGCTGCCGTGGGCCGCCGGGGCGTTGGCGCTGGGTCTGGTGGGCGGGGGCGGCGTGCTCTTGCTGAGCCGGACCGCCTCCGTCCCGGCTCCCCCCGTGCCAGAGACGCCCTCCCTGGCACAGGTGGCGAGCCGTGCTCCGGAGTCCGAGTCACTTCCGGATGCGGGGACCCAGCCGCCCGTCCCAGAGTCCGCCGGGAAGGAGTCGCCCAGGACACGACAGGCGGGGCGGGGCTCGTCGCGGCAGGCGTCCGGGTCGGGCAGGGGCAAGGTGCCCGCCACGTTGGAGGTCGCGGACATCCAGCGCGTGGTGACGCGCAACCGGGCGAGCTACCTGTCCTGCTTCGAGCGGCACAAGGAGGACCTGCGCGCGGACGAGGGCGAGGTGCGGATGCGCTTCACCATCCAGGCCTCGGGCCGGGCGGAGACGAGCACCCAGGGGGCGCTGGCGGAGCGCCCCCTGGGCAAGTGCCTGGAGCAGAAGTTGAACCGGTTGCGCTTTCCCGCGCACCGCGGCGACGCGGTGACGGTGGTGTTGCCCCTGGGCTATCGCGTCACGCGCTAG
- the recR gene encoding recombination mediator RecR: MTPDPLNRLVAQLAKLPGIGEKTAQRLAFHILRAPGDYASDLSQAIREVKEKVHLCGRCFSLTDAHLCGFCQDQRRDDRVVCVVETFADLMALERTREFKGRYHVLHGVLSPLDGVGPEQLRIKELLERLGDGRVEEIILATNPDVEGEATALYLTRLLKPAGIRVSRIAQGLPMGGDLEYADQATLAKALSARRDL, from the coding sequence ATGACGCCTGATCCTCTCAACCGCCTGGTCGCCCAGCTCGCGAAGCTCCCTGGCATCGGGGAGAAGACCGCCCAGCGCCTCGCCTTCCACATCCTGCGCGCCCCGGGCGACTACGCCTCGGACCTGTCGCAGGCCATCCGCGAGGTGAAGGAGAAGGTGCACCTGTGTGGCCGGTGCTTCTCCCTCACCGATGCGCACCTGTGCGGCTTCTGCCAGGACCAGCGGCGCGATGACCGGGTCGTGTGCGTGGTGGAGACGTTCGCGGACCTGATGGCCCTGGAGCGCACGCGCGAGTTCAAGGGGCGCTACCACGTGCTGCACGGCGTGCTCTCGCCCCTGGACGGCGTGGGGCCCGAGCAGTTGCGCATCAAGGAGCTGCTCGAGCGGCTCGGGGATGGACGGGTGGAGGAGATCATCCTCGCCACCAACCCCGACGTGGAGGGCGAGGCCACGGCGCTCTACCTCACGCGCCTGCTCAAGCCCGCGGGCATCCGCGTGAGTCGCATCGCCCAGGGTCTCCCCATGGGAGGAGATCTCGAGTACGCCGACCAGGCCACGCTCGCCAAGGCCCTCAGCGCCCGGCGTGACCTCTGA
- a CDS encoding YbaB/EbfC family nucleoid-associated protein, whose protein sequence is MPGIDLNYFIRQANKLTEKIEQRKKELAEETVEAQAGDGRVKVVANCVQEVRSIKIDKSLVDPNDLGLLEDLVTAAVNAALASSREKMQRELGKISGGVKIPGVT, encoded by the coding sequence ATGCCCGGCATCGACCTGAACTACTTCATCCGTCAGGCCAACAAGCTCACGGAGAAGATCGAGCAGCGCAAGAAGGAGTTGGCCGAGGAGACTGTCGAGGCGCAGGCCGGCGACGGCCGGGTCAAGGTGGTGGCCAACTGCGTGCAGGAAGTGCGCAGCATCAAGATCGACAAGTCCCTGGTGGACCCGAACGATCTGGGCCTGCTCGAGGACCTGGTGACCGCCGCCGTCAACGCTGCCCTGGCGAGCAGCCGCGAGAAGATGCAGCGCGAGTTGGGCAAGATCTCGGGCGGAGTGAAGATCCCCGGTGTTACGTGA
- the dnaX gene encoding DNA polymerase III subunit gamma/tau: MSYLVLARKWRPQTFDDMTGQEHVVRTVANAIKMDRVAHAYLFCGPRGVGKTTAARLLAKALNCEKGPTANPCDTCQACREIAAGTSVDVAEIDGASNNGVENVREIRENAKYLPQRDRHKIYIIDEVHMLSGAAFNALLKTLEEPPGHVKFIFATTEAHKLPDTILSRCQRHNFRRIPAKVMLERLKYICEQEKVAISERALSMVVRQSEGGMRDSLSLLDQIFSACGANPSDEAVADALGAIDRTVVQDFAEALVRKDAKRVLERVEEVFNRGTDLKRLTEELALQLRHLFVAKTLGEAPTELAETERTALTALAKDADAAQISRLFDIVHGCVWDVSRAAQPRLALEMALLKAIQLSPAGSIPDLLARVDRLAAGLGAEDAHKVAPGAPGGRSSSANFRAH, translated from the coding sequence ATGAGCTACCTCGTTCTCGCCCGTAAATGGCGCCCGCAGACTTTCGACGACATGACCGGCCAGGAGCACGTGGTCCGCACCGTCGCCAACGCCATCAAGATGGACCGGGTGGCGCACGCCTACCTGTTCTGCGGACCACGAGGCGTGGGCAAGACGACCGCCGCCCGTCTGCTCGCCAAGGCCCTCAACTGTGAGAAGGGGCCCACCGCCAACCCCTGTGACACCTGCCAGGCGTGCCGGGAGATCGCCGCGGGCACCTCGGTGGACGTGGCGGAGATCGACGGCGCCTCGAACAACGGCGTGGAGAACGTCCGGGAGATCCGCGAGAACGCCAAGTACCTGCCGCAGCGCGACCGGCACAAGATCTACATCATCGACGAGGTCCACATGCTCTCGGGGGCGGCGTTCAACGCGCTCCTCAAGACGCTGGAGGAGCCGCCCGGCCACGTGAAGTTCATCTTCGCGACCACCGAGGCGCACAAGCTCCCGGACACCATCCTCTCGCGCTGCCAGCGCCACAACTTCCGGCGCATCCCCGCCAAGGTGATGCTCGAGCGACTCAAGTACATCTGCGAGCAGGAGAAGGTCGCCATCTCCGAGCGGGCGCTCTCCATGGTGGTGCGTCAGTCCGAGGGAGGCATGCGCGACTCGCTCAGCCTCCTGGATCAGATCTTCTCCGCCTGTGGCGCAAACCCCAGCGACGAGGCCGTGGCCGATGCCCTGGGCGCCATCGATCGCACGGTGGTGCAGGACTTCGCCGAGGCCCTGGTGCGCAAGGACGCCAAACGCGTGCTCGAGCGCGTGGAGGAGGTCTTCAACCGCGGCACGGATCTCAAGCGGCTCACGGAGGAGCTCGCCCTGCAGCTGCGCCACCTCTTCGTGGCCAAGACGCTGGGAGAAGCCCCCACGGAGCTCGCCGAGACCGAGCGCACCGCGCTCACCGCGCTCGCCAAGGACGCGGACGCGGCGCAGATCTCCCGCCTCTTCGACATTGTGCACGGGTGCGTGTGGGACGTGTCGCGCGCGGCCCAACCCCGGCTCGCGCTGGAGATGGCACTGCTCAAGGCCATCCAGCTCTCGCCCGCCGGCTCCATCCCGGATCTGCTCGCGCGCGTGGATCGTCTCGCCGCCGGCCTGGGCGCCGAGGACGCCCACAAGGTAGCCCCTGGAGCGCCAGGAGGTCGCTCCAGCTCGGCCAACTTTCGCGCCCACTGA
- a CDS encoding glycosyltransferase family 39 protein, producing the protein MTVPAPLPPFPASTEPVPDGAPRQRGLPAWGVGVGAGVALLPALLAVAQLGRIHPDEVYQLLEPAWFRAHGYGVLAWEWRVGLRNWAAPLVASGLLRLASVLGLMHPLAYRALLAVPQVALHGWMLWAAYRFAERRVGAHGGLLAMLAVGLYGPVLVFAGRTLGESLSAAFLVVAMEALDRPERSARAGLVGGAVLGLAVVVRYGSAVMVLMALVWLVGARRWRTLAWTCLAGGVVAVGLGVLDHVTWGRPFHSFLAYVDFNVLSGQAARQFGASPPSFYLGPWLRGLPGWIWLAVPLAWVAWRQRPSLSLPALCAVGYFAALLFTAHKEERFLYPGLLLLVLAAAPVAAGFVVSREAAAWRAVGGALLLLTAVVPGGFFLSEDLRGDQFRAIVSATRDEGTRGLLIVNEGLWGAGGFFYIGKNIPWMTCDWPQDANFQRAMRDTRFNRAVTFEGRALAELQAAGFRVVGRVGRETMLTRP; encoded by the coding sequence ATGACCGTTCCCGCCCCGCTGCCCCCATTTCCCGCCTCCACTGAACCCGTGCCCGACGGGGCTCCTCGCCAGCGGGGTCTGCCCGCGTGGGGTGTGGGGGTGGGGGCGGGGGTCGCGCTGTTGCCCGCGCTCCTCGCGGTGGCGCAGCTCGGGCGCATCCACCCGGACGAGGTGTACCAGTTGTTGGAGCCGGCCTGGTTCCGGGCCCACGGGTATGGCGTCCTGGCGTGGGAGTGGCGCGTGGGTCTGCGCAACTGGGCCGCGCCCCTCGTGGCCTCGGGGCTCCTGCGCCTCGCCTCGGTGCTCGGCCTCATGCACCCACTGGCCTACCGGGCGCTGCTCGCCGTGCCCCAGGTGGCGCTGCACGGGTGGATGTTGTGGGCCGCGTACCGCTTCGCCGAGCGGCGCGTTGGTGCTCATGGCGGACTGCTCGCGATGCTCGCCGTGGGCCTCTATGGCCCGGTGCTCGTCTTCGCGGGCCGCACGCTGGGCGAGTCGCTCTCCGCTGCCTTCCTGGTGGTGGCCATGGAGGCGCTGGACCGTCCGGAGCGCTCCGCTCGCGCGGGCCTCGTGGGTGGAGCGGTGCTGGGACTGGCGGTGGTGGTGCGTTACGGCTCGGCGGTGATGGTGCTGATGGCGCTCGTCTGGCTGGTGGGGGCCCGGCGGTGGCGGACCCTCGCCTGGACCTGCCTCGCGGGAGGTGTCGTCGCCGTGGGCCTGGGGGTGCTCGACCACGTGACGTGGGGCCGACCCTTCCACTCGTTCCTGGCCTACGTCGACTTCAACGTCCTCTCGGGCCAGGCGGCGCGACAGTTCGGTGCCTCGCCTCCCTCCTTCTACCTGGGACCCTGGCTGCGCGGCCTGCCCGGGTGGATCTGGCTGGCAGTCCCCCTGGCCTGGGTGGCCTGGCGCCAGCGGCCCTCCCTGTCCCTGCCAGCACTGTGCGCGGTGGGCTACTTCGCCGCGCTCCTCTTCACCGCCCACAAGGAGGAGCGCTTCCTCTACCCGGGGCTGCTGCTGCTCGTGCTGGCCGCCGCCCCGGTGGCCGCGGGTTTCGTGGTGTCCCGTGAGGCGGCGGCCTGGCGGGCGGTGGGGGGCGCGCTGCTCCTGCTCACGGCGGTGGTGCCGGGCGGCTTCTTCCTCTCGGAGGACCTGCGCGGGGACCAGTTTCGCGCCATCGTCTCGGCCACCCGGGACGAGGGCACTCGGGGCCTGCTCATCGTCAACGAGGGGCTGTGGGGCGCCGGGGGCTTCTTCTACATCGGCAAGAACATCCCCTGGATGACGTGCGACTGGCCCCAGGACGCCAACTTCCAGCGGGCCATGCGGGACACGCGCTTCAACCGCGCCGTCACCTTCGAGGGCCGGGCACTCGCCGAGCTCCAGGCGGCGGGCTTCCGGGTGGTGGGGCGGGTGGGGCGCGAGACGATGCTCACCCGGCCCTGA
- the tadA gene encoding tRNA adenosine(34) deaminase TadA has translation MSLDEAFMQQALALAREAAGLGEVPVGAVAVHDGKVIGTGFNRREIDRNPLAHAEIFAMDAAAKALNAWRLSGVTLYVTLEPCAMCAGALVQSRVTRLVFGTPDPKAGAVGSLYNLAEEPRHNHRLQVTSGIMADESRQVLKDFFERLRAKKRDK, from the coding sequence ATGAGTCTGGACGAAGCTTTCATGCAGCAGGCACTCGCGCTCGCGCGGGAAGCCGCTGGACTCGGGGAAGTTCCTGTCGGCGCGGTGGCGGTCCACGATGGCAAGGTCATCGGTACGGGCTTCAACCGGCGCGAGATCGACCGCAACCCCCTGGCGCACGCGGAAATCTTCGCGATGGACGCGGCGGCCAAGGCCTTGAACGCCTGGCGGCTCTCCGGTGTCACCCTGTACGTGACGTTGGAACCCTGCGCGATGTGCGCGGGAGCGCTGGTTCAATCCCGGGTCACCCGGCTGGTGTTCGGAACCCCGGATCCCAAGGCGGGCGCTGTTGGCTCGCTCTACAACCTGGCCGAGGAGCCCCGGCACAATCACCGGCTCCAGGTCACGAGTGGCATCATGGCGGACGAGAGCCGCCAGGTTTTGAAGGACTTCTTCGAGCGGTTGCGCGCGAAGAAACGCGACAAGTGA
- the serS gene encoding serine--tRNA ligase encodes MLDLKNVAQNFDAVVARLQSRGGSLDLGPFKSLVSERRDLYVAMESLSARRNAANEEMKRKAKEDPAALESLRGEMRAVSQNIKEKEARLKEVEEELNRILLLIPNVPHESVPEGASAEQNVQVRIWGDKPQLPFTPKQHFELGEKLGMLDFERAAKVSGSRFTFYKGALARLERALVSFMIDVHTQKGYVEMLPPYLVLRETMMGTGQLPKFEDDAFKTAGEPERFLIPTAEVPVTNYHADEILEGESLPLRYCAFSPCFRAEAGAAGRDTRGLIRQHQFHKVEMVKFATPDTSLDELEKMTDDACDILRRLGLHHRVMLLCTGDMGFAARKTYDIEVWLPGQGAYREISSCSDCGDFQARRAKIRFRAQKGDKPQLVHTLNGSGLAVGRTTIALLENYQREDGTVVIPEVLVPYMGGLKELRPL; translated from the coding sequence ATGCTGGATCTCAAGAACGTCGCGCAGAACTTCGATGCGGTGGTCGCCCGGCTGCAATCCCGGGGCGGCAGCCTGGACCTCGGCCCCTTCAAGAGTCTCGTGTCGGAGCGGCGCGACCTCTACGTGGCCATGGAGTCGCTCTCCGCGCGCCGCAACGCCGCCAACGAGGAGATGAAGCGCAAGGCCAAGGAGGATCCGGCGGCGCTGGAGTCCCTGCGCGGCGAGATGCGTGCCGTCTCGCAGAACATCAAGGAGAAGGAGGCGCGGCTCAAGGAGGTGGAGGAGGAGCTCAACCGCATCCTGCTGCTCATCCCCAACGTGCCGCACGAGTCCGTGCCCGAGGGGGCGAGCGCCGAGCAGAACGTGCAGGTGCGCATCTGGGGGGACAAGCCCCAGCTCCCCTTCACGCCCAAGCAGCACTTCGAGCTGGGCGAGAAGCTCGGGATGCTGGACTTCGAGCGCGCGGCGAAGGTGTCCGGCTCGCGCTTCACCTTCTACAAGGGAGCGCTCGCGCGGCTGGAGCGCGCGCTCGTCTCCTTCATGATCGACGTGCACACCCAGAAGGGCTACGTCGAGATGCTGCCGCCCTACCTCGTGCTGCGCGAGACGATGATGGGCACCGGCCAGCTCCCCAAGTTCGAGGACGACGCCTTCAAGACGGCGGGTGAGCCCGAGCGCTTCCTGATTCCCACCGCGGAAGTGCCCGTCACCAACTACCACGCGGATGAAATCCTCGAGGGCGAGTCGCTGCCCCTGCGCTACTGCGCCTTCAGCCCGTGCTTCCGCGCCGAGGCGGGCGCGGCGGGCCGGGACACCCGGGGCCTCATCCGCCAGCACCAGTTCCACAAGGTGGAGATGGTGAAGTTCGCCACGCCGGACACGAGCCTCGACGAGCTGGAGAAGATGACGGACGACGCGTGCGACATCCTGCGGCGCCTCGGCCTGCACCACCGGGTGATGCTGCTGTGCACCGGCGACATGGGCTTCGCCGCGCGGAAGACCTACGACATCGAGGTCTGGCTGCCTGGCCAGGGAGCGTACCGGGAGATCTCCTCCTGCTCGGACTGCGGCGACTTCCAGGCCCGCCGGGCGAAGATCCGCTTCCGCGCCCAGAAGGGGGACAAGCCCCAGCTCGTCCACACGCTCAATGGAAGCGGCCTGGCCGTGGGGCGCACGACCATCGCCCTCCTGGAGAACTACCAGCGCGAGGACGGCACCGTCGTCATCCCCGAGGTGCTGGTGCCGTACATGGGCGGACTCAAGGAACTGCGGCCCTTGTGA